The genomic interval CGGTATTAATAAGATTATCAATCAGATGTTGCTGAACCCGATGGTCAAATACCTTATTCTCCAGGATACCAAGGGAATCATTTTCGCCACCCCCAATGTTCAGAAGATCAGTCGGATCGAGGATGATTCGACGCTTCTCGATGCGATTTCCAATAACGAAGAGCTCTGCAGAATAACCGAATTCAAGGATGAAAATATTCTTGAGGTGGTTCGTCCTTTTGTGGTCGATAATGTGAATCTCGGAATCTTCAGGATGGGTATCAGTCTGGATGACTATTATCGCCATGTCCGTGCCACGGAGCGCCAATTAATACTGCTCTTTGTAGTACTTTCTGTAATCGGTTTTGTTCTCTTCTTTCTCTTCCTGAAGTATGAATCGTACATCACCCTGAAGGAGATTTTTCATAAGATTCTCGGTTCGGTTGAAGACGGGATCCTTATGGTCGATGCAAGGGGCGTGATCACCGGTGTCAACAATGCGTTCTGTATGGTCTCTTCGCTCGACGAGAAGCTTCTTTTAAAGCATAGTTATCGCTCCCTGTTCGGTGATGATTTCTGCGATATTGCAGCGGTGCTTGAGAGCGGTTCCAAGGTTGTCAATGAAAAGAACCTTTTCGGAAAACAAATTCAGTACTCGAGTTATCCGCTCATTGATGAAAAGAAGAGGGTCGTCGGGGTGATTTCCGTACTCAGGGATGTTACGAAATTGAGGGAGTTTGAAAAGGAGCGGGAAGAAGCGGAAAGGCTTAAATTTCTCGGGAATCTGGTGGCGAATTTCGCCCATGAAATCAAGAATCCATTGAACGGTCTTTCAATCGCCGCTCAGAGATTGGTCAAAGAATTTCCCTCACAGGATAAGGAATATACGAGATTAATGAGTACATTAAAGACCGAAATCGAGCTCCTCAACCGTACGCTCAATGATTTTTTGAGCCTTGTCCGTTCCAGAGCAAAACCAAAAGAGGAATTCGACCTTTCCGACACGCTCGAAAGAGCACTTGATGTTGTAAAGGAATTGGTCAGGACCAGGGGGATAATATTAAAGGAAAATATTAAGAAAGACCTGAAATTACTCGGTAATGCGGATGATTTTAAGAGGGCTGTCCTTAATATTCTGTTGAACGCGGTAGAGGCGGTGGCAGAGGTTTCTGATCGAAAACCAGAGATTTCCGTGGAACTCTTTACCAGTGACCAGGAGATAGTCTTGAAAATTTCAGATAATGGTTCAGGTATGGATGAGGAAGAGAAACAGCGCATCTTCACACCATACTTCACAACCAAGAAAAAAGGAACAGGGCTCGGCTTATATATCGCTCAAAAGATCATTCGGGAGCATAAAGGCGAGATCCAGATAGAATCCTGCAAAGGGCAGGGTACTGTTTTTACCGTTGTATTCACTGAAAAGGGTGATTAAGGGAGGTCTGTTTTATGAGCGTATTGTCTGTTATCGGTAACACCCCGCTCGTTGAATTGACTTATTTCAGCAAAAAGACCGGGGTGAAACTATATGGAAAGTTTGAAGGGTTTAATCCCGGTGGTTCGATCAAGGACCGGCCTGCGTATTATATGGTCAAAAAGGCGGAAGAATCAGGTGAGTTGACTGGAGATAAGACGATACTTGAACCGACCTCGGGCAATACGGGTATCGCGTTCGCCATGATCGGCGCGGCTAAGGGATACAGGGTCAAATTGATCATGCCGGCATGCGTCAGCACCGAGAGGCAGCATATCCTCGAGGCGTTCGGTGCCGAGGTCGTTCTCACCCATGCAAAAGAAGGAACCGACGGCGCCATTCGTGCGGCGCATCAAATCATAAAAGAAGAGCCTGACAGGTATTATATGCCCAACCAGTTCAAGAATATGAATAATATCATCGCCCATTATGAAACCACCGCCCCTGAGATATTTTTCCAGACAGAGGGGATGGTCGATGTCGTGGTCGCCGGTATGGGAACCACGGGTACGCTGATGGGTATCAGTAGATATTTTAAGGAGAAAAAACCACAGACTAGAATCGTGGGTGTGGAACCGACCGAGGGCCATTCAATTCAGGGATTGAAAAATATGAATGAAGCAATCGTTCCCGAGATTTACGACCCGCAGATGCTGGATGAAAAGATCACGATTGAAGACGGAGAGGCCTTTGAGGTATCGCGTCTCCTGGTTACGAAAGAAGGTTTGTTTGTCGGTATGTCGAGCGGTGCAGCGGTCGCCGGTGCCCTGCGTATTGCGGAAAGAATGGATACAGGCGTTATCGTGGCGATTCTTCCTGATCGGGGAGACCGTTATTTAAGCACGACGCTCTTCCGCTCGATATGCGCGAAGTGCCCGCCTTAATACCCATCCCGATATGCTGAAATTTTTCTCTTCACTTCGTGACACCTTTCCGATAAACCGGATTATGGATTTCCTCGACAGGATTATAATTGAATCAATAAGATACGGCCGGGGCAGAAGGTATGACGCCCGGCAGTACTGGTCTGAGCGATTTTCCAAATTCGGTCTTTCACTTAAGGCGTCAGGGAACCGTCGAATATCCGAGGAAGCGAACCGACG from candidate division WOR-3 bacterium carries:
- a CDS encoding GHKL domain-containing protein, whose translation is MKAKRYFLLAVILLIILGLFLTLGIINSRRVMMDVIKEEAHSFLDVIASIQENSIFAEGKYEDEVISKLINLCDYMESMGLKGINPVKLRESFDITAISVVDLKTGKAILASGNRFGPVEHPVDTGDRVSFEYFKVGSKKFIQFRYRIKGRLYQIEVSAADIQLFRQEFGINKIINQMLLNPMVKYLILQDTKGIIFATPNVQKISRIEDDSTLLDAISNNEELCRITEFKDENILEVVRPFVVDNVNLGIFRMGISLDDYYRHVRATERQLILLFVVLSVIGFVLFFLFLKYESYITLKEIFHKILGSVEDGILMVDARGVITGVNNAFCMVSSLDEKLLLKHSYRSLFGDDFCDIAAVLESGSKVVNEKNLFGKQIQYSSYPLIDEKKRVVGVISVLRDVTKLREFEKEREEAERLKFLGNLVANFAHEIKNPLNGLSIAAQRLVKEFPSQDKEYTRLMSTLKTEIELLNRTLNDFLSLVRSRAKPKEEFDLSDTLERALDVVKELVRTRGIILKENIKKDLKLLGNADDFKRAVLNILLNAVEAVAEVSDRKPEISVELFTSDQEIVLKISDNGSGMDEEEKQRIFTPYFTTKKKGTGLGLYIAQKIIREHKGEIQIESCKGQGTVFTVVFTEKGD
- a CDS encoding cysteine synthase family protein, giving the protein MSVLSVIGNTPLVELTYFSKKTGVKLYGKFEGFNPGGSIKDRPAYYMVKKAEESGELTGDKTILEPTSGNTGIAFAMIGAAKGYRVKLIMPACVSTERQHILEAFGAEVVLTHAKEGTDGAIRAAHQIIKEEPDRYYMPNQFKNMNNIIAHYETTAPEIFFQTEGMVDVVVAGMGTTGTLMGISRYFKEKKPQTRIVGVEPTEGHSIQGLKNMNEAIVPEIYDPQMLDEKITIEDGEAFEVSRLLVTKEGLFVGMSSGAAVAGALRIAERMDTGVIVAILPDRGDRYLSTTLFRSICAKCPP